In Andreesenia angusta, a single genomic region encodes these proteins:
- a CDS encoding glycosyltransferase family 2 protein gives MDSRVDVIIPAYNERDRIESTVNAVKNLEYVERIIVVDDASGDGTADIAEKLDVTLVRMKQNGGKGKAIREGLKLSESEAVALLDGDLGSSAGELSKLIAPVIEGDADFTIAKFGKAKKKGGFGLVKQLAKRGVYFYTKQEIDTTLSGQRVYRREVIDSISYIPDRFGIEVAMTVEALRQGYKLVEVEVDMTHAETGRDISGFVHRGRQFWDILKTLIVIPFKR, from the coding sequence ATGGACAGCAGAGTCGATGTGATAATACCAGCTTATAACGAACGAGACAGGATAGAGAGCACTGTGAATGCAGTGAAAAACCTTGAATATGTAGAGAGGATAATAGTAGTGGACGACGCATCTGGGGATGGAACGGCAGACATAGCCGAGAAGCTGGATGTGACGCTAGTCAGGATGAAGCAGAACGGCGGGAAAGGAAAGGCCATAAGAGAAGGGCTTAAGCTCTCTGAAAGCGAAGCTGTGGCTCTGCTTGACGGCGATTTAGGATCAAGCGCTGGCGAGCTTTCAAAGCTCATAGCTCCTGTCATAGAGGGAGATGCAGACTTCACCATAGCCAAATTTGGCAAGGCGAAGAAAAAGGGAGGCTTTGGGCTGGTAAAGCAGCTTGCGAAGAGAGGTGTGTACTTCTATACAAAGCAGGAGATAGACACGACTCTCTCTGGGCAGAGAGTCTACAGGAGAGAAGTGATAGACTCGATCTCCTACATCCCGGACAGGTTTGGAATAGAAGTGGCTATGACTGTAGAGGCATTGAGACAGGGGTACAAACTCGTAGAGGTGGAAGTGGACATGACACATGCAGAAACAGGCAGAGACATAAGCGGATTTGTACACAGAGGAAGACAGTTTTGGGACATACTCAAGACTCTAATAGTCATACCATTCAAGAGATAA